The following nucleotide sequence is from Jatrophihabitans sp..
CCACCGTTTTGACACCCCGGCTGCCAGGCGCCGGCCTTGGTGTCCTGCAGGGTGCCCAGCACCGGTTGGGAGTTCCAGGTCGTGCTGGAGCTGATCAGGGAGTTCGCGGTGCGCAATGCGACATCGGTTGCGGTGCAGGACGAGGAGTACCTCAGCTTGGCATTGAACTGCGCCGAGATGATGTGCTTGCCGGCCATCCCACCGATGTTCATTCCGAAGTAGGCGCGAGTCAGATGGCTACGACCGTCGTCGGACCATGCCGCGTCCACAAAGCCGGAATGAGCGTAGGCGTCGCTGGCTCCGGCGCCGTTGAGGTAATTCGTCGTCGGGTAAGCGTTGTCGGTGAACGTCCAGGCATGCCGGGTTCCGCCGGACCAGGAAGGATCGACGAACACCGGGTACACCGCCGCCTCGGTGTCAGCCACCGCGCTGGCGTCGATAGTCACCGAGTTCGCCGTTGAGGTCGCTGTCAGCAACGGTCGCGGCACCCCGTTGTCGGCCGGACCGGTCGCGTCAGCGCCTGTGCCGGCCGAATCCCACCAAGTGGGCTGCCCTTCTCGGAGTTGGACCGTTCCGTCTGAGGAGGTGCTCTGCAACCCGCCGTCACCGTCGGGGGTCGAGGTCAACGAGCCGTCATCGACCGAGAACCTGACGCTGCGCAGTTCCGGCTGGGCCGCCGCGGCGGCAGTCTTGATCACCAGCACCTCAGAGAATCCCGAGGTGCCTGCCGCTACCCGAAGGTCTACCCCTGGCAGGACATCGGCGTACACCGCCGCGTCACCTTGCAGCGTCGGCACCGGCAGCGGGCCCTCGGGCCAGTACACCGACAGCCATTGCCCCGAGGCTGCCTGCACCGACGCCAACGGCCCCGTCCCACCGCCGGAGAACTTCATGCGAACCTCGGTCGCCGCCGGTTGGACCGTCCCGTCGGCGGTGAAGGACACCGTGTCGTCAACCGGCGTCCAGCCCGTGCCGCGAGCCACCCGCACCGGCTCGGCGAAGGTCTTCGACCGCAATGACCCGTCCGGTTGTGCCACTACCTCGGTCACTTCTGTGGTCTGTGACGACACCTGCACGTCGTGCCCGTACATCTGCGCGATCTGCAGAGCCACGTCCTGGCTGGCGGCACTGGGGGCATCCGCGCGGGGCCCGCTCACAACCGGGGCGCCCAGGGCGGGGGTTGACCTCTCCAGCTGGACCACGGAGAGGCCAGAGGTGGCAAGCAGCACCGTCAGAGCCAACTTCACATGCCCGAGCGGTAACGGTGAAAAGGTCACAAGATCACTCCAATGCAGCGCTGAACAGGCCGGTAGCGAAATCGACGTTCGACCGACGCCCAGAGCGGTCCTGGAAGATCTGACGTGATCTCAGGTCAGGGAGGGCATAAGGCGAGTGTAAGAACCATCCGGACGGTATTCTTCTAATAATTAGCCGTCAAGTTAAATATCAGATGCGCGGCTGTCCCCCGGTGGCTGAGGGGATGGGGACGGCGATGGCAGGACCTGCCAGGATGGGCGGCGTGACTGTGCTGCGAGTCCTGTCCTACAACGTCCGTTCCATGCGCGATGACGTCGACGCACTCGGCCGGGTGATGCGTGAGATCGCCCCCGACGTGGCGATCATCCAGGAAGCCCCGCGGTTCCTTCGCTGGCGGTCCAAGTGCGCCGCGCTGGCCCGCCGGGCCGGCATGGTCGGGGTCACCGGCGGCCGGGCGAGCGGCGCGAACCTGGTGCTGTCCTCGCTCGCGGTCGAAGTCACCAGCCGCCACGAGCTCGGCTTCACCACCGACCGGCGCCTGCACCACCGCGGCTGCGCCCTGGCCGTTCTGAAGCTGGCCGGCTCACCGTTCGCGATCGCCGGCACCCACCTGGACCTGATCGAGGCGCCCCGGCTGCGGCATCTGGACGAGCTGGCCGAGTTCGCCGAACGCAACCTTGCCGACAACGCGCCGCTGATCGTCGGGGGAGACCTCAACGCGGCGCCTGGCTCAGCCACCTGGCAGCGGATGCTGCGCTTCGGAGCCGACGCCTTCGCGGCGGTCGGCTCCGGCGACGGCTTCACCTACTCCACCGCCGACCCGGTCCGCCGGATCGACGGGGTCTTCGCAGACCCGCGGCTGCGCCCGGTCAAGGCCGAGGTCCTCGACTCCGCCGACATCCGGATCGCCTCCGATCACCGGCCGCTGGTGGTCGAGTACCTACTCCCCGACGTTGACACCGAGACTGGGAACGGCGTCGGCGTCGGCGCCCTCTGACTCCCAGGCGACGCCGAGGGTGTCCAGCGTCCAGGCCAACGTGAACGCGATCTCCTGCCAGGCGTCGTAGCGGCCGCTGCGGCCGCCGTGACCTGCCTCCATCTCGGTCTTGAGCAGGAACCGCGCCGAGCCGGTGGCGGTGGCCCGTAGCTTGGCGACCCACTTGGCCGGCTCGACGTAGAGCACCCTGGCGTCGTTGAGGCCGCACACCGCGAGGATCGCCGGGTAGTCCTTGGCTTCGACGTTCTCATACGGCGTGTAGGACTTCATGTAGGCATAGGCCTCTGGATCGGCCAGCGGGTTGCCCCACTCCTCCCACTCGATCACCGTCAGAGGCAGCGACGGGTCCAGGATCGTGGTCAGCGCGTCGACGAAGGGCACCTGCGCCACGATGCCGCCGAAGGCCCGCGGCGCCAGGTTGGCGACCGCGCCCATCAGCAGGCCGCCGGCGCTGCCGCCCTGGGCCACGATGCGCTCGGGACGGGTCCACCCGGCGCCCACCAGGTGCTCGGCGGCGGCCACGAAGTCGGTGAAGGTGTTGCGCTTGGCCAGCATCTTGCCCTGGTCATACCAGTGCCGGCCCAGCTCCCCGCCGCCGCGCACGTGCGCGATGACGAAGACCACGCCCCGGTCCAGCAACGACAGCCGAGGGATCGAGAAGGTCGGGTCGATCGAGACCTCGTAGGCGCCGTAGCCGTAGAGCACCACCGGGGCGTCGCCGTCCAGCGCGACGTCGGCCCGGCGCACCACCGACAGCGGCACCATCGTGCCGTCGGCTGCCCGGGCCCACTCCCGGCTCTGCCGGTAGTCGCTCACATCGATGCCGCCCAGCACCGATTGGCGTTTGCGCAGCAGCAGCTCGCGCGAGGGCAGGTCGTAGTCATAGACGGTGTCGGGGGTGACCATCGAGCGGTAGGTCAGCCGGTAGCTGGTGGCGTTCCAGTCCCGGTTGGACCCCGGGACCACGCTGTAGAGCGGCTCCTCGAACTCGATCGGCTCGGGCTGGCCGAAGCTGTCGCCCCGCCGGGGCAGCACGGCGAGATTGGTCAGGCCGTCGCTGCGCAGGTACAGCACCGCGTGCCCGGCGAAGGCGTCCACTGAGAGCAGCCGGCGCTCGGCTGAGCCCGGGACCAGCGTCTGCCAATTCTTCGCGCCCGGGTCCTGGGCTGCGACCACGCTCAGCTCGAAGTTCGGCTCGTTGGTGTTGTGCGTGATCAGCAGCTGATCACCGGCGTGCTCGACCTGGTACTCCACGCCCTCCACGCGCGGCGCGACGAGCACCGGCGCCGACTGCGGGGCGTGCGCGTCCAGCAGCCACACCTCGGTGGTGAGTTTGCTGCCGATCGAGATCTGGATGGCCCGCTGGTTGCGGGTGAGGTCGACGCTGACCCAGAACCGCTCGTCGTCCTCGGTGTGAACGACCACGTCCTCGGTCGAGTCCGCGCCCACGGTGTGCCGCCAGACCTGGT
It contains:
- a CDS encoding S9 family peptidase, which produces MSDQPQRPTPPVAAIKPIERVHHGDAFLDEYEWLRDKADPEVIGYLEAENAYTEASTARLEPLRQRIFDEISTRTRQTDLSVPARRGGYWYYSRTVEGQQYPIHCRLPAVGDAPPVIDGGDADSGQPSAEPVAADGEQVLLDGNEIAAGSGFFALGTVDVSPDGNLLAYSVDLTGDERFTLRIKDLRTGEDLPDTVTGAFYSSAWAADGSAVFYLTVDDSWRPNQVWRHTVGADSTEDVVVHTEDDERFWVSVDLTRNQRAIQISIGSKLTTEVWLLDAHAPQSAPVLVAPRVEGVEYQVEHAGDQLLITHNTNEPNFELSVVAAQDPGAKNWQTLVPGSAERRLLSVDAFAGHAVLYLRSDGLTNLAVLPRRGDSFGQPEPIEFEEPLYSVVPGSNRDWNATSYRLTYRSMVTPDTVYDYDLPSRELLLRKRQSVLGGIDVSDYRQSREWARAADGTMVPLSVVRRADVALDGDAPVVLYGYGAYEVSIDPTFSIPRLSLLDRGVVFVIAHVRGGGELGRHWYDQGKMLAKRNTFTDFVAAAEHLVGAGWTRPERIVAQGGSAGGLLMGAVANLAPRAFGGIVAQVPFVDALTTILDPSLPLTVIEWEEWGNPLADPEAYAYMKSYTPYENVEAKDYPAILAVCGLNDARVLYVEPAKWVAKLRATATGSARFLLKTEMEAGHGGRSGRYDAWQEIAFTLAWTLDTLGVAWESEGADADAVPSLGVNVGE
- a CDS encoding endonuclease/exonuclease/phosphatase family protein; this encodes MTVLRVLSYNVRSMRDDVDALGRVMREIAPDVAIIQEAPRFLRWRSKCAALARRAGMVGVTGGRASGANLVLSSLAVEVTSRHELGFTTDRRLHHRGCALAVLKLAGSPFAIAGTHLDLIEAPRLRHLDELAEFAERNLADNAPLIVGGDLNAAPGSATWQRMLRFGADAFAAVGSGDGFTYSTADPVRRIDGVFADPRLRPVKAEVLDSADIRIASDHRPLVVEYLLPDVDTETGNGVGVGAL